A portion of the Cryptomeria japonica chromosome 5, Sugi_1.0, whole genome shotgun sequence genome contains these proteins:
- the LOC131043420 gene encoding cytochrome P450 93A3-like, producing the protein MWRRKGKKLPPGPLGLPVIGHMHVFADMASELISLANNVISRMAMSTRCSSTDAQATECRKIVQEVIELTGKFNLEDYIFFCKNLDLQGYERQMKDVHRCFDNIMNRILEQHEQQAADDNDNDDDNGNGRPKDLIDILLSISKDKQAEVKFTRENIKATVLDLFTEGTDTSSIATEWALSEVIRNPEILNKTREEIKEVVGSGRLVEESDIPKMVYLQSIVKESLRLHPPGPLALRESTEECNIDGYFIPVQTRVFINIWALGRDPKHWENPLEFRPERFSESSIDVRGQHFQILPFGGGRRGCPGI; encoded by the exons ATATGGCTTCCGAGCTGATTTCCTTGGCCAATAACGTTATTTCTAGAATGGCCATGAGTACCCGCTGCTCTAGCACAGATGCGCAGGCTACTGAGTGCAGGAAGATTGTACAGGAGGTGATAGAGCTCACTGGGAAGTTCAACCTGGAAGATTATATATTCTTCTGCAAGAACCTCGATTTGCAGGGCTATGAACGTCAGATGAAAGATGTTCACAGGTGTTTTGACAACATTATGAATCGGATCTTAGAGCAGCATGAACAACAAGCAGCAGATgacaatgataatgatgatgacaaTGGCAATGGCCGGCCCAAGGACCTCATTGATATTCTCCTCTCCATTTCTAAAGACAAGCAAGCTGAAGTGAAATTCACTAGAGAAAATATCAAGGCCACCGTCCTG GATTTATTCACTGAGGGTACAGATACTTCATCAATTGCTACTGAATGGGCACTCTCTGAGGTTATAAGAAATCCTGAAATCTTGAATAAAACTCGTGAGGAAATTAAGGAGGTGGTAGGAAGTGGGAGACTTGTTGAAGAATCTGATATTCCCAAGATGGTTTATCTTCAGTCAATAGTGAAGGAGAGCCTACGTCTGCACCCTCCTGGGCCATTAGCACTGAGGGAATCCACAGAGGAGTGCAATATAGATGGTTATTTTATCCCTGTACAGACAAGAGTATTTATTAACATCTGGGCTTTAGGACGAGATCCGAAACACTGGGAGAATCCTCTTGAATTTCGACCAGAGAGATTTAGTGAGAGCAGTATTGATGTGAGAGGTCAGCACTTCCAGATTCTACCATTTGGAGGTGGAAGAAGAGGATGCCCTGGAATTTAA